The following proteins are encoded in a genomic region of Dasypus novemcinctus isolate mDasNov1 chromosome 21, mDasNov1.1.hap2, whole genome shotgun sequence:
- the SNF8 gene encoding vacuolar-sorting protein SNF8 isoform X2, with product MSKQLDMFKTNLEEFASKHKQEIRKNPEFRVQFQDMCATIGVDPLASGKGFWSEMLGVGDFYYELGVQIIEVCLALKHRNGGLITLEELHQQVLKGRGKFAQDVSQDDLIRAIKKLKALGTGFGIIPVGGTYLIQSVPAELNMDHTVVLQLAEKNGFVTVSEIKTSLKWETERARQVLEHLLKEGLAWLDLQAPGEAHYWLPALFTDLYSQEITAEEAREALP from the exons ATGTCAAAGCAGTTGGATATGTTCAAGACCAACCTGGAGGAATTTGCCAGCAAGCACAAACAGGAGATCCGGAAGAATCCCGAGTTCCGAGTACAGTTCCAGGACATGTGTGCCACCATTGGGGTGGATCCCTTGGCCT CTGGAAAAGGATTTTGGTCTGAGATGCTGGGCGTAGGGGATTTCTATTATGAGCTGGGTGTCCAGATTATTGAAGTATGCCTGGCCCTCAAGCACCGGAATGGAG GTCTTATAACACTGGAGGAGCTACATCAACAGGTGTTAAAAGGAAGGGGCAAGTTCGCCCAGGATGTCAGCCA AGACGACCTGATCAGGGCCATCAAGAAACTAAAGGCACTTGGCACTGGCTTCGGCATCATCCCTGTGGGCGGCACTTACCTCATTCAGTCTGTTCCAGCTGAGCTCAATATGGATCACACGGTGGTGCTGCAGCTGGCAGAG AAAAATGGCTTCGTGACTGTCAGTGAAATCAAAACCAGTCTGAAATGGGAGACAGAGCGAGCACGCCAAGTGCTG GAACACCTGCTGAAGGAGGGGCTGGCCTGGCTGGACTTGCAGGCCCCAGGGGAGGCCCACTACTGGCTGCCAGCTCTCTTCACTGACCTCTACTCCCAGGAGATTACAGCTGAGGAGGCTAGAGAAGCCCTCCCCTGA
- the SNF8 gene encoding vacuolar-sorting protein SNF8 isoform X1 produces the protein MHRRGVGAGAIAKKKLAEAKYKERGTVLAEDQLAQMSKQLDMFKTNLEEFASKHKQEIRKNPEFRVQFQDMCATIGVDPLASGKGFWSEMLGVGDFYYELGVQIIEVCLALKHRNGGLITLEELHQQVLKGRGKFAQDVSQDDLIRAIKKLKALGTGFGIIPVGGTYLIQSVPAELNMDHTVVLQLAEKNGFVTVSEIKTSLKWETERARQVLEHLLKEGLAWLDLQAPGEAHYWLPALFTDLYSQEITAEEAREALP, from the exons ATGCACCGCCGCGGGGTGGGAGCCGGCGCCATCGCCAAAAAGAAGCTTGCCgag GCCAAGTATAAGGAGCGAGGGACTGTCTTGGCAGAGGACCAGCTGGCCCAG ATGTCAAAGCAGTTGGATATGTTCAAGACCAACCTGGAGGAATTTGCCAGCAAGCACAAACAGGAGATCCGGAAGAATCCCGAGTTCCGAGTACAGTTCCAGGACATGTGTGCCACCATTGGGGTGGATCCCTTGGCCT CTGGAAAAGGATTTTGGTCTGAGATGCTGGGCGTAGGGGATTTCTATTATGAGCTGGGTGTCCAGATTATTGAAGTATGCCTGGCCCTCAAGCACCGGAATGGAG GTCTTATAACACTGGAGGAGCTACATCAACAGGTGTTAAAAGGAAGGGGCAAGTTCGCCCAGGATGTCAGCCA AGACGACCTGATCAGGGCCATCAAGAAACTAAAGGCACTTGGCACTGGCTTCGGCATCATCCCTGTGGGCGGCACTTACCTCATTCAGTCTGTTCCAGCTGAGCTCAATATGGATCACACGGTGGTGCTGCAGCTGGCAGAG AAAAATGGCTTCGTGACTGTCAGTGAAATCAAAACCAGTCTGAAATGGGAGACAGAGCGAGCACGCCAAGTGCTG GAACACCTGCTGAAGGAGGGGCTGGCCTGGCTGGACTTGCAGGCCCCAGGGGAGGCCCACTACTGGCTGCCAGCTCTCTTCACTGACCTCTACTCCCAGGAGATTACAGCTGAGGAGGCTAGAGAAGCCCTCCCCTGA
- the SNF8 gene encoding vacuolar-sorting protein SNF8 isoform X3, with product MHRRGVGAGAIAKKKLAEAKYKERGTVLAEDQLAQMSKQLDMFKTNLEEFASKHKQEIRKNPEFRVQFQDMCATIGVDPLACLITLEELHQQVLKGRGKFAQDVSQDDLIRAIKKLKALGTGFGIIPVGGTYLIQSVPAELNMDHTVVLQLAEKNGFVTVSEIKTSLKWETERARQVLEHLLKEGLAWLDLQAPGEAHYWLPALFTDLYSQEITAEEAREALP from the exons ATGCACCGCCGCGGGGTGGGAGCCGGCGCCATCGCCAAAAAGAAGCTTGCCgag GCCAAGTATAAGGAGCGAGGGACTGTCTTGGCAGAGGACCAGCTGGCCCAG ATGTCAAAGCAGTTGGATATGTTCAAGACCAACCTGGAGGAATTTGCCAGCAAGCACAAACAGGAGATCCGGAAGAATCCCGAGTTCCGAGTACAGTTCCAGGACATGTGTGCCACCATTGGGGTGGATCCCTTGGCCT GTCTTATAACACTGGAGGAGCTACATCAACAGGTGTTAAAAGGAAGGGGCAAGTTCGCCCAGGATGTCAGCCA AGACGACCTGATCAGGGCCATCAAGAAACTAAAGGCACTTGGCACTGGCTTCGGCATCATCCCTGTGGGCGGCACTTACCTCATTCAGTCTGTTCCAGCTGAGCTCAATATGGATCACACGGTGGTGCTGCAGCTGGCAGAG AAAAATGGCTTCGTGACTGTCAGTGAAATCAAAACCAGTCTGAAATGGGAGACAGAGCGAGCACGCCAAGTGCTG GAACACCTGCTGAAGGAGGGGCTGGCCTGGCTGGACTTGCAGGCCCCAGGGGAGGCCCACTACTGGCTGCCAGCTCTCTTCACTGACCTCTACTCCCAGGAGATTACAGCTGAGGAGGCTAGAGAAGCCCTCCCCTGA